attaagaaaaaagaaaatatcggGCACAGTTTGACAAGGGTTGGGTAAAATGACTTTGCATTTATTTGGCTAAAcataaaaaccaaaacccaactcCGAACAAGCCAGTAACgcgtgtgcgcgcgcacacacacacacacacacacacacacagagaaaccaATACAGTTAACATTGATTGAGAGGAGACATCCCGAGGCACCCTAGTGAGAGGAGCAATGCACCACACCGGTGTGTGTCAAGTACGACAGCACCCCATCCTGCTAAGATAACAAAACTCACGTGACTCCCATCTCTGTGCCCTACAGTGTCACCCAGCTTGGGATAGCATTGATGGAAAGCCCCACTTTCCCCCTAGCAATCTGAACCACTGCACCCTTTAGCTCAATTTGTATGCCAGCATAAAACCTTATCCCGCAGCGTTTTCGTAACAAGGTAAGTGATGTTTCAGTGAACGGAAAAGCTAAAAGAAAATCTGGAATTTAAAACGAATTCCAAAAACCACATTGTTCCATTTATTTGATTTGGAAAAATCTACGCATTGATCTCGCCCCaagaagaaacaaaacagaacaactgTTCTGGTCGAGCTTTACGCAAGTGGCAGCATTTTAGATGAGTTACAAAACTGTCCAGTTTTACACCGTTGGTTACACTCTTGTGACAGACAACGTATTGCTGAGAACattctccttctctttctctaTATGGCTTTCTAGGAGTCAAACAGCAGCCAAGGTGAACACGTGCTCCATGCACCTGACCACGTGCAATGTACAAACGAAGAGTTGAAAAGACAGGTTCTGTCCCCTCGCTGGACAAGCTACACCCCGTTCTGTATAGGAAAGGAAGGCAGGGAATCTGAACACCGTTAAAAGTCACAAGAAACAACCcctacctgggggggggggggggggggggaaggggtctgcATACAGGCTTCCTGCACAAGGTCCCCACCCCAGCATGTTCCATATATATTGTTACAAAAAGAGGAGGGAAAGAATATGTTAGAAGCATTAACTGCACTAGCACATGCTTCGCGTTACAGATGGACCCTAATCACACCTTCTACCGTGGGCCAGGTTTTAAATGATTTTGTTAGAAAGTTTTATGGGGTTAAACTCTTTAACAGACATGTTCCACTTCCCCTCCAGAAGCCTGACTAACTTTCTTCTGAAGCCCCAACTCACGTGCTGTCGAACGTCACTATCACAGCTTCTTAGAGTCCAATCAGTCGCACCAGAAGTTCTGCTCATGCCCAGCCTTTGCCTGCTACTGTCTTCTGCTTCACTCCACTGCCGCCCTTCCTGTCCCACGTGGAAAGGCACTTGCAATGGCTTGCCTTCAAAGCCAACCGccctatgcaggaggtcagagatcGCTCGAAGCCGCATCTCATACGGTTTTGCAGAAATTGACCCCTATGGATCTAGTGGTACCAGGTTCCATTTAATGCGGCAAATTCTCCCTGGAGATCGATCTTGTAGTgggggagaaacacaaacttctCCCATTCCTCTACGCTGTCACTGCCTCAGTATTCTAACCAGCCCCGTCCGACACGCATGAGCAGCTGTTCCAATGTGTAGGTGAGGCTCAGTAGAGACGCACGGAATGAAACAGTCAAGTGATTATGATGAGGTAACACCCTGGGAAACCCAGCCTGCCCCTCACCAATCATCAGAGGGAACTTTGCTATGCCGAGGGTACATTACACTGTGCAGATGGATTTCTGGCACTCAGCTACGTGCAGCAACAGACATGAAGTGTTCCAGACGGTGGGCTCCAGGCAATGATGCCGTCTCTCTAAAAGCCATGATAAACACACTGATTTGGGATTGGAGAGTCCACTTTAATTTGCAAAGtgcaaggaggaagcagggatGGTTAGGTTACAAGAAACAACTTTGATATTCCTAGTTACAGGCAAACAACATGCCCTGGCTGCACAAGTGACCCCACCCCATGCAGAGACCATGGAGTGTCTTCCCTGTGCAGAATTTAGGAGTGATTGGACACAGTAAATACTGTTATCATCCAAAGCTATAGAATACTGTTCACACCCTGTGTTTAACGTGACTGTCGGTGCCCTGTGCTGCCCTGCCTACAGCATGCGATCAGGTGAGGAAATAGACTTAAGTATCTGCCGAAGGAGGGGTGTGTCTACAGATACGTGAGCAGGAGAGTTACAGATATCTGCCACCACTCAGATGCCGAGAAATTAAGCATCGTTTGCATCTCACCATTTTGGTGCCACCTCAGATCAACGCAAGTGCTCCCCCTACAGCTGCTAAAACCCTCCCagagccatggccatccctgctGGGAGGAATCACTCACACTGGCATACTGGGAAACTAAAGCTTTCCTTCCCCTTTGCCAGCTCTGGCTTCTCGGGAAATATAGGAATGGGGGAAGAATCAGTTTGACCAAGCCTGGTGAAGGACGAGAGTCTATGCCAAGCCCCAAAGGTGGCATTTCACAGAACAGTTGACAGAACTTTGAGGAAGTAGCGGCCCCTTTTACGTACAGGGTGGTCACGTTCGATAGCTGCGTATCACTGCGTAGGATGGCTCTGGCATCTGCCTTTTAGTCTCCACAGAATCATTGTTTCCCTGGATTGAACGTCGTGGGTTTTAACACCCGCAGACTTTGCCCACGCGATTCTTAATCTGACCTCGCTGTCTGTTTGCAACATTCAAGGAAGCGCTTTCTAAACAGGAGATGGCAAGGCGAGCTCGGGCACCAAAGCAACGTTGGGAGTTTCACGGCTGTAGATACGGCAGCTCCACCCCCCTGGATGCTGGCTTCCAGGATAGAGTGCGTTCCAACAAGACCCGCAACCTGCTTGCCCAGAGGACTTCCCTTGGGCACGCGCTGTGCAGGGACTCAATGTTTGACGCTGTGCTACAGCTCTTATCAAGGGGGCACTTAAAGCGCAATATAAACATTACATAGTTAATAGCAAAGCGTCATTGGACCACAATTTCAAATGAACAGGGGTTATCggttaaaattaaaaacagtggCAGTTTCCTTTTATGCTATTTCTGCGCCCTCAAGAAACAGCTAACGGACAGAGGTACCTGCATTTAATGCACAAATGATTTGACACCTATGTGAGAACAAACCCCAGCATCTATCCACCTGCACATCAAAATGGACAGAGAATTGGCCACGGACATTCTGAACAGCTCTCTTAGCAGGGTCTTCACCTCCCCGATAGGAGAGAGGTCACAGCTCTCCATCCCTTAGCGCACAATAATGTAAACCAATACGGACCCGGGCAAAGCAAAGCACCCAGCGTGGACGTTTGGACAGACAGTAATATGTGTGGCACACCAGAGACTGGGGGGAGGTGCGAAGGCAGGAAGAGGACCTTTCTGAAGGAGCAGGCATATTTGTTATTGCCTAGCTGAGCgtacgtgcacacacacacacaacgcaCGTCTGGAAAGAAGGGGTGATAGTCTTCCCTCAAACAGCAGCTGATGGGCAAAATGAGGTTCTTAGCCTGAGATTTAGCGATGCTCCTAGATGCCCGCATGGCAGATAGAATGTTCTAAGACGGCCTTTTCCTTGCCGAGTCAGGTATAGAGTTGTATCCGCTGTGCAGGTTTACCAGACTTTACAGAACGGTGCGTGACCCGTTCTACGCTGGTGTGGCTTCTCAGACGGTGGATTTCCCACACAGGAGACACAAGGCAGCTTTCCACTATGAAACATTGGGAACCTCAGCTAAAAGAAGCAAGGTCAAGACACAGGGAGGTGGGTAGGTTCTTACTGGTTCCAGTACAGTACGGATGTCTCTTTAGAATTAAAAAATAGCTCCTCTACACTACCGCTTCCTGCGCTGTCTCAAGTTCGCACCATCTGAGGACCCAGCATGTCCATCATTCAAGAGGTTCAGCAGCGATGGCGAATCCTGCCTTGGGCAATAAAAGGCTGCAGTGGGTCAAAGcagcagacagacaaaagggtCTGATTAACTGTTCTCCCCATGCCCACCTGTCTGGCTGAGGTTTCACAGGGCAAAGGCTTCAGTGCCactctctttaaaatatttaaaaaaaaaaaataaaaccctcttTTCTCTTGGAAACCATTGGAACGTAAACAATAAAAAGGGGCTGGGGATAGGGAGAACGTTAGACTGTGCTTCCCAGACAGTAGCCCTTGCGCAGAGCAGATGGTGCCTCTTGGAGGGTCGTCAGCCGCCACGTCACCATTGCTCTCGCGTTTCAAGTTCCCCGTGGGTTAGGAGCTGGAATTCGGCAATCAGCGATTCAGTGTCCGCGGCCCGCGACTAGTCCTCCTCGTCCTCGCTGATGTCATAGGCGACGGCGGATTGGTTCCTGGAGAGGTTGGCCGGCGAGGAAGGAGGGGTCTTGGTGGAGAAGGGCCAGcggaaggagggagagggggagcgcTCATGCGTCGGGCTGCTGCTTGGGCTCTGTTTTGGGCTGATAGCCTGCAACATCCGGCCTTTGCCCTCCTTCAGCATGTGTTTCTAGCGAGGGGAGGGAAACAGGAGGGAGATTAACTACGTGGCCGGTGGCACGTTCGAAGGCGATGGGAATGGGTGCTGGCGCCCAGCACTCGCGGCATTTATGGCTGCGCTGGCCAATCACCATCCCATGCTGCGAGACGAACCCTATGGAAAAACCTCCACTTGCATGGGCACCAACGTAGCTGTCGTTGGACAGGCTCGGTGTCAGGTCAGCGCACGGCCGTAGGGGGCTGGGTAACAGAACCGGGAGCAATTTCACCACTAGGCGCTAAGTTCAGATCCATGGTTGAAAGTTACCACCCTCCCACGGCTACTTGGTGACGTGTGTAAAATAAGTTGGAGGCGTCAGTCCAACTCTCGGGGAATCGGTGTGCTGAATACAAACCCACCGTGGCAGCCATGTGGGTCATCTCAGACAGGCCAAGGATAAGTGATCCTTGAAGACTGAGCTACTTTGGCCTCTAACAGGGCCCCCCTTAGCACATGGCTGATGGAGATGGTCTGGGAGGGAAGCCGGCACTGTGCTGTGGTTAGCTAGAGGACTTCCCTCTGCAGGGCTAGCACAACAGCATCTCCCAGAAGCATTAAAGTTTCCCAGGACGCTTTCTgaaatccccctcccaccctgtttTTATTCCCCATCTCCAGGGTGAACTTGTTACCAGTGCTCCTTCCGGTCCAAACATCTCCAGGAAGTTGCCGATGAATTCCCGGGATTTCTCCTCCCATTTTTGAATGAGGTCAATACTCttttcctccactttctggacAAACTCCTTCGATTTCTCCTCCACGTCCTTCACCCTCTTTTTCACCTTGTCCACACGTTCCTGCAGGTGATATTTCTTCTCCTGTAGAAGCAAACAACGCAGGGGGAAGGATTAGGACATTGAGCACTTAGATTTTCACCTGTCCCACAGGTAATTACTCTTACTTTTTTAGGATTTAAAAAGGTGAAGATAATTTGCTGGTAATAATATAAGCAAACAGCACCGGCTCTATTGCTGAGCTGCCCGAGGCTCGTGGACACACACTAGTAGTCACGGCTGGGAATGGATGATGTTTCAATCAAAAACACAAAACGACACTCTGCAACCTGCATCTGCCGCGTTCACAGCCTAGTACTCAACCAGGAGCTGGTCTGAGGCAGTCACATGGTTGGCTGGCGGAAACAGACAATTTCACAGAAAGATTTTGATTGTCCCTTTGTTGGCGTTGAGTCTTCTGTGCAGAATTTCAAGGGGGAAAATGAGCTGACAAGATCCCATGACAGCGTAAAAAGCAAATACTGGTGCAGTGCGTGTGACTGGTTAGCCCTGCGGATTTATTACTACCCATTTGTATTGCAGTCACTCCCCGAGGCCTGGGTCGGGATCAGGCTCCCGCTGTGCTCGGTGCTGCACACGCAcgcagtaagagacagtccctgcccgggTGGATTTACAGTCTAACGCATCGAGACTCACGTTTATGAAGCTGACGTTCAGCTCCTTGGCAGTGTATCCCCTCTGCAGGTTCCGTCGGGCATAGACATCATAGTCTCGTACAATCCGGGTGATGATATCTGATGTGGAGATCCCTTCGGTCCTCTGAGTTGGTGCAAACATGCCTGAGAGCAGGGGGATAAAACCCAGGACAGGTGTAGGTCAGATGGAAGTGAGGAGCTGTTACTGACTCTCAATATGCAGGCTGGGGTATTTCACAGGCTCTTAAAGATCATACCCTactactatactatactatatactctctctctctttctctctcccccagcccccaattgGCCTTGTTCTATATTTTGACCCTTGAAaactgtccagttctggtgtccacaattcacgAAGAATAGTCAAAAAccggagagggttcagagaagagccacgagaaggattaaaggattggaaagtATACCTTATAGTGAGGGACTGAAGGAGCTCAAGCTACGTAACTTATCAAAAAGCAAGTTCAGGGGCGATTTAATCAGtctaagtacacctctatcctgatataaagTGAcctgatagaacacgaattcggatataacacggtaaagcagtgctccgagggggtggagctgtgcactccagcggatcaaagcaagttcgatataatgcggtttcacctataacgcggtaagattttttggctcccgaggacagcgttatatcgaggtagaggtgtacctacatggggaacagaaatttgactgtagatggctcttcagtctagcagacaagatccaatggctggaagttgaagctagagagggacagactagaaataaagtgcattttttttttttttttaaacagtgagaggaattaaccactggaacagttcATCAAGGAGTGTGGGGGATTTtccatccctggcaatttttaaatcaagatgggatgtttttctaaaagatctgctcttgtTCAACCACAGCGACTGGACTTAAcgtaggaattaattcaggggagTCCTCTGGGGATACAACTGTGGGTCACTTATTTTGCTAGCTATTAGATAACAAGCATGCAGTCGTTACCTAAAGGATAGGTCAGAAAAGAGCAGATCCATCGTACCAGGACTAATGAACTAAGAGTGACCATGGTATTAGAGGTGCTGGATTAGCAGCGTTTGAGACCCAGGGCTTCTGTTTATTCCATGCATCACAGGAACAGCCCTGCCAATGTGGTTCAAGCCTGGTGTGGAAGAATCAATCTTTTAGGTACTCAGATCCCATGGCAAAGGGAGCAGTAAAAGACCCTGGACAGAAGTGAGATCAGTCTCCCTAGACACTAAATCCTTGCCAAGATGGACAGTAACCAGAACAACGTTTTTGCTATAACCCCTGCCTCAAGACCCACCAGCTAGTGCTAGATGGTAAAGGTTACAGGTCACCACCACGACTTATGCCTCACCTGCTTCTTTTATGTGTTTATAAACATCGTCACTCCCAGCAGAAGAATATGGGATGTCATCATGGGCAACAAAATCAATCTGGGGGTTGAAGAAAAGAGTTAGAATAAATCTTTCCTTGAATCCACAGAAGGTACCTTTTGATGTAATGACCACGTAATTACTCACTGCTCAGCACCTGTGTACAGGTACAGGGCTAGCATAGCAATGAGGAATGTCAATGGGGTTTGCTTTCGAAACAAGGTTAACCCTCCacagcccagctctcctgagcaACCCTAGACAAGCCTGTGAGTGCATGCCAAGGAGGAAGACAACTGGGGTAAGAAGCAAACGGCAGTTTCAAGCTTCAAACAGTGTCATAAACTGAGCGAACTGTTGGGCCTTGAGCAGCAGCCTGTGCCAGCAGAGGGCAATATTTGATGTCCAGAGGAAGGCGAGAAAGCTCCTTAGTGCATCTGGCcgcaaattccttcctgacccctgcagcaaATAAGCACGTGTCCTGAAGCAGGAGATTTGATTCACCTTCTCTCAATCTACACAACCACAAGTGTTACTACTGGCAATAAAACTTCCAGCCCCTTTTTAAAGCCAACCATGGTATTTGCCTCTCCAAACTCCTGCTAGTGGAACTTCACCCACAGGCTTGTTACTGTTTTGCATTTATCTGCCACTAACTTTGAGTGACGCCTTGTTCTCATGTTAGGGAACAGAAAAAAGGAGGCCTCACTATGACTGACCTGCCATGGATTTTGACAGTACCGGCCATTACAGGctagctctgcccaggcccctaaCCGCCTTAGAAACAAACACGGCCCATTATACCAACTCACTGCACACTCTAGGACGTGTAACAGAAGAGGGTTGCTCTAACACCGGCCGTGCTGGTACGAATGACCAGAGGGAAATACAGCAGTTATTCGGAATCCTGTACTGCAGGTGTGCGGCAGGAGCATGGTCGTTACAAGCGCACACGCAGCACAGTCGCCTGATTGTCTGAAAGCCCCTAGCAGCTCTACTGCTGTGTCTTACCTGGTGCTCTGCCAGGAACTCCGGGGTGAGGGTCCATGGTGCGTTTCTCACCACTTCATCCACGTAGCGACAGTGCTGCACCGCATCGTAACGCTCGCTTTCGTTCATCACCGTGAAGCCTTTGAGGTTATGGGTCAGCTCATCACTGCAGACTGCGGACACGGGCACAGAGCAAAGGTGAGTTCTGTTAGTCTTCTGAATACCCACCCTGACCCCCTCCACTACCGGACTCCACCGTCTGCCCCGTGCGGCACGAGAGAACTCTGTGCCAAGACCCTGGCAGATCTTCCATGCTAAGCGGGCTCAGCAGATACAGCTCAAGCGTCACAAGAGGTGTTGGCGattcaggaagagaacccagcgTTCAACGCCCAGTCTACAGCTCTAACCAGTAAGGCAAGGGTTCgcaaacttagaatcatagaatgtcagggtggaagggacctcaggaggtcatctagtccaaccccctgcttcgcGACTCTCTTTtgagaacaaaaattattacacgaccccaggagggtggaccaaagcctgagcctgcccaagccccgtTGCTCCAGGAGGgggagccaaagctgaagcccaagggcttcagccacaggtggggggcctgtaaccagccctgggtggtgggtctcagaagccctcgggctttggccctgggccccagtaagtctaatgccagccctggcgaccccattaaaatggcgtcccgacccacagtttgagaaccgctgcagtAAAGCATAGGTGTGAAAGgcttggaggtggaggtggaggggagaagagagcgCGTTACGGAGGCGAGGAAGTCTCTCAAATcaattccattgatttccacACACTGTGAAGAATACAGCATTATTATGTGAAATTGGTCAGTTGACTGGCCGGTAGCCCTTCACCCGAGGCCCTTAAAGGCTCTGGAACTCATGCTGCTTGTAGAAAGAAATGAATACAGAAAAGTCAACTTTCCTTCCAAAGCTTTGGGCATCAGTACTGGGAGCACAGGGCAGCTCTATGGACCGCCACTAGGTGGGGCACAGAATTGCCTCATTTACACAGAGGCTGACTCGGGTCCAGAACCCTGACACCTAGCAAAGAAACATCAGAACCAAACAGGTTTCCAAATTTAGAAATGAAGCCAAAACCCATCTGAACAGATCAAACTAGAATAGAATGGGTTCATAGCAAATCATCCAATTAGTCCAATTACCAGGCAGATTAAACCACATGAAATAAAATCAACAATGCTTTAGTAACTCTATGTAATAATTTGGGAAGGCCCAAAAGTCAACAGGCCAATCTCAATCGATAAATTGCCGCTCCAGCCAAACAGCTGATATAGGAAGGGTGAAATCACTCCCAGCTTGAAGCTAATGTTGAGACGACGCATACAGAGGGACAGTTTCTTATTCTTCAACTGCTCCTGTTCTCCAGACGGATGCTCAGAATGTCCCTTTATATTTTGGCACTCAATGCTTTGAACAGCATTTCTTGACACACAAAATTTAGATCAAAAGTTAGACTAACTCTGTCAGAACAGAAAGTAGttcccacctttaaaaaaaataaataaaaaaaaaatcaattctggAGTTCCATTTTTATAGACAGGCCCATTTGCACTGAAATaagaaataatggagatatcccatctcctagaactggaagggaccttgaaaggtcatcaagtccagccccctgccttcactagcaggaccaagtactgattttgccccagatccccaagtggccccctcaaggattgagctcacaaccctgggtttagcaggccaatgctcaaaccactgagctatccctcccccccga
This genomic interval from Malaclemys terrapin pileata isolate rMalTer1 chromosome 9, rMalTer1.hap1, whole genome shotgun sequence contains the following:
- the PCYT1A gene encoding choline-phosphate cytidylyltransferase A isoform X1 → MEPPSSSRLNSRKRRKDGSGPNGATELDGIPPKMSRHSFGLREPAPFSDEIEVDYSKPYVRLTLEEATRGTPLDRPVRVYADGIFDLFHSGHARALMQAKNLFPNTYLIVGVCSDELTHNLKGFTVMNESERYDAVQHCRYVDEVVRNAPWTLTPEFLAEHQIDFVAHDDIPYSSAGSDDVYKHIKEAGMFAPTQRTEGISTSDIITRIVRDYDVYARRNLQRGYTAKELNVSFINEKKYHLQERVDKVKKRVKDVEEKSKEFVQKVEEKSIDLIQKWEEKSREFIGNFLEMFGPEGALKHMLKEGKGRMLQAISPKQSPSSSPTHERSPSPSFRWPFSTKTPPSSPANLSRNQSAVAYDISEDEED
- the PCYT1A gene encoding choline-phosphate cytidylyltransferase A isoform X2 is translated as MEPPSSSRLNSRKRRKDGSGPNGATELDGIPPKMSRHSFGLREPAPFSDEIEVDYSKPYVRLTLEEATRGTPLDRPVRVYADGIFDLFHSGHARALMQAKNLFPNTYLIVGVCSDELTHNLKGFTVMNESERYDAVQHCRYVDEVVRNAPWTLTPEFLAEHQIDFVAHDDIPYSSAGSDDVYKHIKEAGMFAPTQRTEGISTSDIITRIVRDYDVYARRNLQRGYTAKELNVSFINEKKYHLQERVDKVKKRVKDVEEKSKEFVQKVEEKSIDLIQKWEEKSREFIGNFLEMFGPEGALNGV